A stretch of the Bdellovibrio sp. 22V genome encodes the following:
- a CDS encoding peroxiredoxin: MAAKIEIGKKVPNFKIPSSNGEDFSLSSLKGKKVVLYFYPKDSTPGCTTEGIEFNELLSQFKKQNTEVLGISRDSLKSHDKFICKYDFKFSLLSDEEEEVCKLFDVIKEKNMYGKKVMGIERSTFVLDEDQKLVGEFRKIKAQGHAAEMLKFVKSLK; this comes from the coding sequence ATGGCCGCTAAAATCGAAATTGGTAAAAAAGTTCCTAATTTTAAAATTCCCTCTTCCAATGGGGAGGATTTTTCTTTGTCGAGCCTCAAAGGGAAAAAAGTGGTGTTGTATTTCTATCCGAAAGACAGCACTCCAGGCTGCACGACAGAAGGTATTGAGTTCAATGAACTTTTGTCGCAGTTTAAAAAACAAAACACTGAAGTTTTGGGAATTTCCCGCGACAGTTTAAAGTCCCACGATAAATTTATCTGCAAGTACGACTTTAAGTTTTCTCTTCTCTCGGATGAAGAAGAGGAAGTTTGTAAGCTTTTTGATGTGATTAAAGAAAAAAACATGTACGGCAAAAAAGTGATGGGCATTGAGCGCAGCACTTTTGTTCTTGATGAAGATCAAAAACTTGTCGGCGAATTCAGAAAAATCAAAGCGCAAGGCCACGCAGCAGAAATGCTGAAGTTCGTAAAAAGTCTCAAGTAG
- the htpG gene encoding molecular chaperone HtpG, which translates to MAKQVQSFNAEIKQLLDIVIHSLYSHKEIFLRELLSNASDAIDKLKFNSLTHPSLLPENWQPTIRLEPSSDMKTLKIIDNGIGMTQEEVVEFIGTIARSGAKAFAQMNAEMKSKPELIGQFGVGFYSAFMVADRVTLHTQKAGTNDGTVWESQGDGTYSIDSVPRPDGNGTTITLHLKEFKEEDEVQNFTDTWVLKSLVKKYSDFIAYPIKMQGEKEDEVLNSQKALWLKSPSEITAEEYKEFYQHLTHDWNEPLRTVHYKAEGTMEFNALLYLPNKKPFNYNMRDMEYGLSLYIKRVFIMSDCKDLIPAYLRFMKGLVDSSDLSLNVSRELLQQDRQVTQIRKNVTNKTLATLKDLLTKERSVYEDFWTEFGATLKEGLPSDPANKEKLQDLVLFHSTASDKMTTLDEYVARMKETQKDIYFITGDSLSQVSNSPYLEKLKEKGYEVLLLVDPVDEWVVDSMREFKGKKLQSITREGLDLDTAEEKQKKEEEKKQAEETLKPVLEVMKKTLAENVKDVVLSDRLTNTPACLVSSSSDPSAHMQKLMAQMGKEYAGMQTKRIMEINPNHAVFKKMLTASPEQQSQWAEILYGQALLTEGSSLPDPVKFSQQVAELMVQAAESKH; encoded by the coding sequence ATGGCTAAACAAGTCCAAAGTTTTAATGCAGAAATAAAACAGCTTCTCGATATCGTGATTCATTCTCTTTATTCGCATAAAGAGATCTTTTTGCGTGAGCTTCTTTCCAATGCTTCCGACGCGATCGACAAGCTCAAATTCAACTCTTTGACTCATCCAAGTCTTTTGCCTGAAAACTGGCAACCGACGATTCGTCTTGAACCTTCATCCGATATGAAAACTCTAAAGATTATCGATAATGGTATCGGCATGACTCAGGAAGAAGTCGTCGAGTTTATCGGAACGATCGCCCGCTCTGGCGCCAAAGCCTTCGCGCAAATGAATGCCGAAATGAAATCAAAGCCCGAATTGATCGGTCAGTTCGGCGTGGGCTTTTACTCTGCCTTTATGGTGGCTGATCGTGTGACTTTGCACACGCAAAAAGCCGGCACCAACGACGGCACTGTGTGGGAATCTCAAGGTGATGGCACTTACTCCATCGACAGCGTGCCTCGTCCTGATGGCAACGGAACGACAATCACGTTGCATTTAAAAGAATTTAAAGAAGAAGATGAAGTGCAAAACTTCACCGATACTTGGGTTCTTAAATCCCTTGTTAAAAAGTATTCCGACTTTATCGCCTACCCAATCAAAATGCAGGGTGAAAAAGAAGATGAAGTTCTGAATTCGCAAAAAGCCTTGTGGCTGAAGTCCCCGTCCGAAATCACGGCGGAAGAGTATAAAGAATTCTATCAACACCTTACGCACGATTGGAACGAGCCTCTGCGCACCGTTCACTACAAAGCCGAAGGCACGATGGAGTTTAACGCGCTTTTGTATCTTCCGAACAAGAAGCCTTTTAACTACAATATGCGCGACATGGAATATGGCTTAAGCCTTTATATCAAGCGCGTGTTTATCATGTCTGACTGCAAAGATCTGATCCCGGCTTATTTACGCTTTATGAAAGGTCTTGTCGACAGCAGCGACCTTTCTTTGAATGTCTCTCGTGAGCTTTTGCAGCAAGATCGTCAAGTGACGCAAATTCGCAAGAACGTCACGAACAAGACTTTGGCAACTCTCAAAGACCTTCTGACAAAAGAGCGCAGCGTTTACGAAGACTTCTGGACTGAGTTCGGTGCGACTTTGAAAGAAGGCTTGCCAAGCGATCCGGCAAACAAAGAAAAGTTGCAAGATCTGGTTCTTTTCCATTCGACGGCGTCAGATAAGATGACAACACTCGACGAATACGTCGCGCGCATGAAAGAAACGCAAAAAGATATTTACTTTATCACAGGCGATTCTCTTTCCCAGGTTAGCAACAGTCCTTACCTTGAGAAGCTTAAAGAAAAAGGTTACGAAGTTCTTCTTCTTGTCGATCCGGTGGATGAGTGGGTGGTCGATTCGATGCGCGAGTTCAAAGGTAAGAAGCTGCAATCCATCACTCGCGAAGGTTTGGATTTAGACACAGCTGAAGAAAAGCAAAAGAAAGAGGAAGAAAAGAAACAGGCCGAAGAAACTTTGAAACCTGTTCTTGAGGTGATGAAAAAAACTTTGGCAGAGAACGTGAAAGACGTTGTTCTTTCCGATCGTCTGACGAACACGCCGGCATGCCTGGTTTCCTCTTCTTCCGACCCCTCCGCGCACATGCAAAAGCTGATGGCGCAAATGGGGAAAGAATATGCCGGCATGCAAACGAAACGTATTATGGAGATCAATCCGAACCACGCCGTCTTTAAAAAGATGCTAACGGCATCGCCGGAGCAACAGTCCCAATGGGCGGAAATCCTTTACGGACAGGCATTGCTCACTGAGGGTTCGTCATTGCCGGATCCGGTGAAGTTCTCACAACAAGTCGCAGAACTGATGGTGCAAGCAGCTGAGAGCAAACACTAA
- a CDS encoding tryptophan 2,3-dioxygenase family protein → MKYPPVHYHNYLGLDTLLSAQNPKSIEYGKPAHDEMLFITVHQTYELWFKQIIFELDSVLTTFQQNEIPERELGVTSARLERIVAILKLIIGQVDVLETMTPMDFLDFRDMLYPASGFQSFQWRLIETKLGLRMGDRLAYNQSPFYKSLTEEQQQVMLNVLNSTSLFDAVEKWLERTPFLQGENFNFWDSYKQAVHSMFQSDMNTVRANSRLTEEEKKRDIAGLEAALGSFEALFNEEVYNKLRQEGQYRLSYKALHAAILIPLYRHQPILQTPFRIIRALLDIDEIMTTWRYRHAMMALRMLGQKIGTGGSSGHKYLADATSKHKIFGDFFNLTTFFIPGSQVPPLPESIAKKMNFNT, encoded by the coding sequence ATGAAATACCCTCCGGTGCACTATCATAACTATTTGGGCCTAGACACTCTGCTTTCCGCACAAAATCCAAAGAGTATTGAATACGGAAAACCCGCTCACGATGAAATGCTTTTCATCACAGTTCATCAGACTTACGAATTGTGGTTTAAACAAATCATTTTCGAATTGGATTCGGTGCTGACAACTTTCCAGCAAAACGAAATTCCTGAAAGAGAACTCGGTGTTACTTCCGCCCGTCTTGAACGTATTGTCGCGATCCTAAAGCTTATCATCGGTCAGGTGGATGTTCTTGAAACAATGACACCAATGGACTTTCTGGATTTCCGCGACATGCTTTACCCGGCTTCGGGGTTTCAAAGCTTTCAATGGCGTTTGATTGAAACCAAATTAGGTCTGCGCATGGGCGACCGTTTGGCTTACAATCAGTCTCCTTTTTATAAGTCTCTGACCGAAGAACAACAACAGGTGATGTTGAACGTTTTAAATTCAACGTCGCTTTTTGATGCCGTAGAGAAATGGCTTGAAAGAACGCCGTTCTTGCAAGGCGAGAACTTCAACTTCTGGGATTCGTATAAGCAAGCCGTGCACTCGATGTTCCAAAGCGATATGAACACCGTTCGCGCGAACTCCCGCCTTACAGAAGAGGAAAAGAAAAGAGACATCGCCGGCCTCGAGGCCGCTCTGGGCAGTTTCGAAGCGCTCTTTAACGAAGAGGTTTACAATAAATTGCGCCAAGAAGGCCAGTACCGCTTAAGCTATAAAGCCCTGCACGCAGCTATTTTGATCCCTTTGTACCGTCACCAACCGATTTTACAGACGCCGTTTAGAATCATCCGTGCGCTTTTGGACATCGATGAAATCATGACGACATGGCGCTACCGACACGCGATGATGGCGCTAAGAATGCTTGGCCAAAAGATCGGCACGGGCGGCTCTAGCGGACATAAGTACCTGGCTGACGCGACCTCGAAGCATAAAATCTTTGGCGATTTCTTTAATTTAACAACGTTCTTTATTCCAGGTTCGCAAGTCCCGCCTTTGCCGGAATCGATTGCGAAAAAAATGAATTTCAATACTTAA
- a CDS encoding low specificity L-threonine aldolase — MKRGFGSDNHAGVHPRILASLALANVEHAPAYGTDEWTEKAVEAFRREFGPHAQVFFVFNGTAANVTALRSIARPYQSVLCSDVAHINVDECGSPEFMAGCKLIALPSRNGKLSVDELEKAFIRRGDQHYSQAQVLSLTQPTELGTTYSLAELTTLIAWAKDKKMHVHIDGARLANAATFLKKTLQEITTDLGVDVVSFGGTKNGLMMGEAVVFLNKDLAQDFKYIRKQSAQLPSKTRFIACQFETYFANGLWKEISQHSCDMALYLYEAVRSIPGVQVRETPQSNAVFAKIPSSWVKPLREKYFFYVWDENTFECRWMTSWDTQKEDIDGFASALKELSR; from the coding sequence ATGAAACGAGGTTTTGGCAGTGATAATCATGCTGGAGTTCATCCGCGGATTTTAGCTTCCTTGGCTCTGGCAAATGTCGAACACGCCCCGGCTTATGGCACGGACGAGTGGACGGAAAAAGCCGTCGAAGCTTTTCGCCGCGAGTTCGGCCCTCACGCGCAGGTCTTCTTCGTGTTCAATGGTACTGCGGCCAATGTTACGGCCTTAAGATCGATAGCCCGGCCTTATCAGTCCGTTCTGTGTTCTGATGTCGCGCACATCAATGTCGATGAATGCGGGTCGCCGGAGTTTATGGCGGGTTGCAAATTGATCGCCCTTCCTTCTCGCAACGGAAAACTTTCTGTCGATGAGCTTGAAAAAGCATTTATCCGTCGCGGCGATCAGCATTATTCACAAGCGCAGGTTTTGAGTCTGACACAACCGACGGAGCTTGGGACGACTTATTCGTTGGCAGAACTCACGACTTTAATCGCTTGGGCCAAAGATAAAAAAATGCACGTGCACATCGACGGTGCCCGTCTTGCCAATGCGGCGACATTTCTTAAAAAGACATTGCAAGAAATCACAACGGATCTTGGCGTCGACGTCGTCTCTTTTGGCGGTACGAAAAACGGTCTTATGATGGGAGAAGCCGTTGTTTTTCTTAATAAAGATTTGGCGCAGGATTTTAAATACATCCGCAAGCAAAGCGCCCAGCTTCCCTCAAAGACCCGCTTTATCGCCTGTCAGTTTGAAACTTATTTCGCCAACGGCTTGTGGAAAGAAATCTCGCAACATTCTTGCGATATGGCTTTGTATCTTTACGAAGCGGTTCGATCCATTCCTGGAGTTCAGGTTCGCGAGACTCCACAAAGCAACGCGGTCTTTGCGAAAATTCCGAGCTCTTGGGTAAAACCTCTGCGCGAAAAATATTTCTTTTACGTTTGGGACGAGAACACTTTTGAATGTCGTTGGATGACTTCTTGGGATACGCAAAAAGAAGACATTGACGGCTTTGCTTCAGCTTTAAAGGAGCTTTCACGATGA
- a CDS encoding formimidoylglutamase codes for MSWFHPIDKHLLFTKNDKEDPRLGECVQLLSKADLQSIADTPSDITILGYPDDEGIALNGGRPGAQTAPHHVRLYLYKMTPHLLATRLPKILDVGDLVDKEKPLAERHERARETVRTFAQSGKRWISLGGGHDYGYCDGAGFLDVYKDDAVLINFDAHMDVRPTDKGLNSGTPFHRVLSEFHGHVDFAEVGIQNQCNSQAHITWAKNHGAAIFTLDQVNEAGLQQTLQNFMQGKEKKKVFLSIDIDAFTSNEAPGCSQSWTTGLFTKEFLESFLWLVREFDVRGIGIYEVSPPLDQDNRTSKLAALIAYNFIFATLKKG; via the coding sequence ATGAGCTGGTTTCATCCGATCGACAAACATCTTCTTTTCACGAAAAATGATAAAGAAGATCCTCGTCTTGGTGAATGCGTCCAGCTCCTTAGTAAAGCCGATCTGCAATCGATCGCTGACACTCCCTCTGACATTACTATTCTAGGTTATCCTGATGACGAAGGTATCGCCCTTAACGGTGGTCGTCCGGGAGCACAAACGGCTCCACATCATGTTCGTCTTTACCTCTACAAAATGACTCCGCACTTGCTTGCAACACGCCTACCGAAAATTCTCGACGTGGGCGATCTTGTCGATAAAGAGAAGCCTTTAGCGGAACGTCACGAGCGGGCGCGCGAAACAGTGCGCACCTTCGCCCAAAGCGGTAAACGCTGGATCTCTCTCGGTGGAGGCCACGACTATGGCTACTGCGATGGCGCAGGCTTCTTGGACGTTTACAAGGACGATGCGGTTCTGATTAATTTCGACGCTCATATGGATGTGCGCCCGACTGACAAGGGCTTGAATTCAGGAACGCCTTTTCATCGCGTTCTGTCTGAGTTTCATGGTCACGTGGACTTTGCGGAAGTCGGCATTCAAAATCAATGCAACAGCCAAGCGCACATCACATGGGCCAAGAATCATGGCGCGGCGATCTTCACGCTAGATCAAGTGAATGAAGCAGGCCTTCAGCAAACGCTGCAAAACTTCATGCAGGGCAAAGAGAAGAAAAAAGTCTTCTTGAGTATTGATATCGATGCCTTTACTTCGAATGAAGCTCCCGGCTGCAGCCAATCTTGGACGACGGGACTTTTCACGAAAGAATTTTTAGAGAGCTTCTTGTGGTTGGTTCGCGAATTTGATGTTCGTGGTATCGGCATCTATGAAGTTTCACCTCCTTTGGATCAAGACAATCGCACAAGTAAATTGGCCGCTCTGATCGCGTATAATTTTATTTTCGCCACTCTTAAAAAGGGCTGA
- a CDS encoding creatininase family protein translates to MSMNLQEKTWPQVEEYLKTKKHIIVPVGSTEQHGPTGLIGIDYLSAWEVAKAVGEKTQTLVAPPLCFGMAVHHMAFPGTITFSPLTYIQVVTEIIQSLGKHGFNKFTFINGHGGNIAPLTSAFCQAKQDKETFDIKLFNWWHLPEVTAYENKVFGNENGFHATCGEISVTMYTHPEAYKDVPKMNFQPTKDRPHWPMAPQEFREIFPDGRMGSNPSLCSAEHGKMLFNLAVDSICQKME, encoded by the coding sequence ATGTCGATGAATCTACAAGAAAAAACCTGGCCACAAGTGGAAGAGTATCTCAAAACCAAAAAGCACATCATTGTGCCTGTCGGTTCAACCGAACAACATGGCCCGACAGGGCTTATCGGTATCGACTATCTTTCGGCATGGGAAGTCGCTAAAGCCGTGGGAGAAAAAACTCAAACTCTGGTGGCGCCGCCGCTTTGTTTTGGCATGGCCGTTCATCACATGGCGTTTCCGGGCACGATCACTTTTTCTCCACTCACTTACATTCAAGTCGTGACAGAGATTATTCAAAGTCTTGGCAAGCACGGCTTTAATAAGTTCACTTTTATTAACGGTCATGGCGGAAATATCGCGCCTTTGACTTCGGCGTTCTGCCAAGCCAAACAAGACAAAGAAACTTTCGATATTAAGCTTTTTAACTGGTGGCATCTTCCTGAAGTCACGGCTTACGAAAACAAAGTTTTTGGGAATGAAAACGGATTCCACGCCACGTGCGGGGAGATTTCCGTCACGATGTACACACATCCTGAAGCTTATAAAGACGTTCCGAAGATGAATTTTCAGCCCACGAAAGATCGTCCACATTGGCCGATGGCGCCTCAAGAATTCCGAGAAATTTTTCCCGATGGCCGAATGGGTTCAAACCCGAGCCTTTGCTCTGCCGAACATGGTAAAATGCTATTTAATTTAGCAGTTGACTCCATTTGTCAAAAAATGGAGTAG
- a CDS encoding HD domain-containing phosphohydrolase: MDYVSIRVSTLRGDQKIDFNAYVKINEKMVLYLRRGDSFEGERLKRLKDKKLRKMYILNDEEAAYRNYLQKNIETAYDNSSNKDIQTRAEIIQGSQQSNTEEVFENADNVESYNYAKDAAGKYVSFIMSNAQAMGAIMNMENTDKNIAHHGVTVSTLAIALAQKLGVTDPKKTQLLTLGALLHDYGHHNTTLNLNQPLDTMSAADKAMWDRHPREGALRVHDKKHFDQTVINIIAQHEETINGTGPQGLREKEQDPLAIIVSSANAMDRLITFEGIPKAEAAKKLMIDHVGKHPLPHLQMLNEILKGL; this comes from the coding sequence ATGGATTATGTTTCTATTCGCGTAAGCACCCTGCGCGGAGATCAAAAAATCGATTTCAACGCTTACGTTAAGATCAACGAGAAAATGGTTCTCTACCTTCGTCGCGGCGACAGTTTCGAAGGGGAACGCCTTAAGCGTCTTAAGGACAAAAAGCTTCGCAAAATGTACATCCTCAATGACGAGGAAGCCGCTTATCGCAACTACTTGCAGAAGAATATTGAAACGGCTTATGACAACTCCTCGAACAAGGACATTCAAACGCGTGCTGAAATCATTCAAGGATCGCAGCAAAGCAATACGGAAGAGGTTTTTGAAAACGCCGACAACGTCGAGTCCTACAACTATGCTAAAGATGCTGCCGGTAAATACGTCAGCTTTATCATGAGTAACGCCCAGGCTATGGGTGCGATCATGAACATGGAAAACACCGACAAAAATATCGCCCATCATGGCGTGACGGTTTCAACGCTGGCGATTGCTTTAGCTCAGAAATTGGGAGTCACCGACCCTAAGAAAACTCAGCTCCTGACTTTGGGCGCTCTTCTGCACGATTATGGTCATCACAATACGACGCTCAACTTGAATCAGCCTCTCGATACGATGAGTGCCGCTGACAAAGCGATGTGGGATCGCCATCCAAGAGAAGGTGCTTTGCGCGTGCACGACAAAAAACACTTCGATCAAACTGTCATCAACATCATCGCGCAACACGAAGAAACCATTAACGGCACGGGACCTCAAGGTCTGCGCGAGAAAGAACAGGATCCTTTGGCGATTATCGTGTCTTCCGCGAATGCGATGGATCGTTTGATTACTTTTGAAGGCATTCCAAAAGCTGAGGCCGCAAAAAAGCTTATGATCGATCACGTCGGGAAACATCCTCTGCCACATCTGCAAATGTTGAACGAAATTCTTAAGGGTCTATAG
- the queG gene encoding tRNA epoxyqueuosine(34) reductase QueG → MKSLIDETIEELGFSHFGFTSLSKPLSFEFYREWLNEGLHGDMKYLEEHAPIKENPQSKWPRAQSALVFAIPYYPHPERKTDFPLKQARVSLYAQGMDYHFWFKERMGVLCKKLQELFPGEEFLPFTDSSPVLERDLAKRAGLGWVGKNTCLIHPKKGSLFFIGEIYSSLNMQTEFSPLPDFCGTCTRCIDVCPTGALLEPRKMDARKCISYLTIESRQVPAEDLREKIGDWFFGCDLCQTVCPWNQKVFKGQLSIEKSLPLNDNDEQLLVEDLRYILTASGKKIGRDFLGTPLARAGSFGLKRNALIVVANRRLHSLTNEVSELQTHEKLGELAQWTLTQLGKDAR, encoded by the coding sequence ATGAAGTCTCTTATTGATGAAACCATTGAAGAATTGGGGTTTTCCCATTTCGGTTTCACGTCATTGAGCAAACCTTTGAGTTTTGAGTTTTATCGCGAGTGGCTCAACGAAGGTCTTCACGGGGACATGAAATATCTTGAAGAACATGCGCCGATCAAAGAAAACCCGCAATCGAAGTGGCCGCGCGCCCAAAGTGCATTGGTCTTTGCGATTCCGTATTACCCCCACCCTGAACGCAAAACCGACTTTCCCCTGAAGCAAGCGCGCGTGAGTCTTTATGCCCAAGGCATGGACTATCATTTCTGGTTTAAAGAGCGCATGGGAGTTCTCTGTAAAAAACTGCAAGAGCTTTTTCCTGGAGAAGAGTTTTTGCCATTCACAGATAGCAGCCCCGTGCTGGAGCGCGATCTTGCGAAACGCGCGGGCTTAGGCTGGGTCGGGAAAAACACGTGTCTGATTCATCCCAAAAAAGGCAGCTTGTTTTTTATTGGCGAAATTTATTCGTCACTGAATATGCAAACAGAGTTTTCTCCGCTGCCGGATTTTTGCGGCACCTGCACTCGATGCATCGACGTCTGCCCCACAGGAGCTTTGCTCGAACCGCGTAAGATGGATGCGCGTAAATGCATTTCCTATTTGACGATTGAATCGCGCCAAGTTCCTGCCGAAGACTTGCGCGAAAAAATCGGCGATTGGTTTTTTGGCTGTGATCTGTGCCAAACAGTGTGTCCTTGGAATCAAAAAGTTTTTAAGGGACAGCTTTCCATCGAAAAATCATTGCCCTTAAATGACAACGATGAGCAGCTCTTGGTTGAAGATCTCCGCTATATTCTGACGGCTTCAGGAAAAAAAATCGGCCGCGATTTCTTAGGAACTCCGCTCGCCCGCGCTGGCTCTTTCGGCTTAAAAAGAAATGCCCTGATCGTCGTCGCCAACCGTCGACTGCACTCCCTCACAAACGAAGTGTCCGAACTGCAAACACACGAAAAACTCGGCGAACTCGCCCAATGGACTCTCACCCAACTCGGAAAAGATGCCCGCTGA
- a CDS encoding CCA tRNA nucleotidyltransferase → MSQVQKLLESHPHWAAVEAIYHRLQAHGYKAFLAGGCVRDALLGIQANDLDLATDATPDQIESLFEKTVNVGKVFGVMRVLVEGADIEVATFRTDMDYKDGRRPEGVEFSSPQEDAQRRDFTVNALFYDLVSKDVLDYVHGQEDLAARILRTVGEPEKRFQEDHLRLLRAARFSAQLDFDIEERSFAAVSKMASLVKRVSGERIRDEMAKLLKAKALRRGLDIMSMSGLMKELFPFRERDNSWTDHPAVEAWQNFSLFFAKAEKSELEQGLKLLRLSVKEMRAIERAWTLWKSPEDFFKQSMGQRLQRLQEDGVLYALQILLRQNTLWKLEIEELFAEWSFWQQQLPKPFLNGEDIKGQLSGKAIGECLALAYEQQLERKLRSRDEALQWLQKYLEREPS, encoded by the coding sequence ATGTCACAAGTCCAAAAACTCTTGGAATCTCATCCTCATTGGGCGGCTGTGGAGGCAATTTACCACAGGTTGCAAGCGCATGGCTACAAGGCCTTTTTGGCCGGGGGCTGTGTGCGCGATGCCCTTTTGGGTATTCAGGCTAACGACTTGGACTTAGCGACGGATGCGACTCCCGATCAAATTGAGTCTCTTTTTGAAAAAACGGTCAACGTCGGAAAGGTCTTCGGCGTGATGCGAGTTCTCGTCGAAGGGGCCGACATCGAGGTCGCGACATTCCGAACGGATATGGATTATAAAGATGGCCGTCGGCCTGAAGGGGTTGAGTTTTCGTCGCCGCAAGAAGACGCTCAACGCCGCGATTTCACGGTGAACGCGCTTTTTTATGATCTCGTGAGCAAAGACGTGCTTGATTATGTTCACGGGCAAGAAGATCTGGCAGCGCGTATTTTGCGCACGGTGGGCGAACCGGAAAAACGTTTTCAAGAAGATCATTTGCGTTTGTTGAGAGCCGCGCGTTTTTCCGCGCAGTTGGATTTTGATATTGAAGAAAGAAGCTTTGCGGCCGTCAGCAAGATGGCGTCGCTTGTCAAGCGAGTCAGTGGCGAGCGCATTCGCGACGAAATGGCCAAGCTTTTAAAAGCCAAAGCACTGCGCCGAGGGCTGGACATCATGTCGATGTCGGGGTTAATGAAAGAACTTTTTCCTTTCCGCGAGCGCGATAACTCCTGGACCGATCATCCCGCCGTGGAGGCCTGGCAGAATTTCAGTCTTTTTTTTGCTAAGGCAGAGAAATCTGAACTCGAACAAGGCCTGAAGCTCTTGCGACTTTCCGTGAAAGAAATGCGCGCCATTGAAAGAGCTTGGACCCTGTGGAAGTCGCCCGAAGATTTTTTCAAACAAAGCATGGGTCAGCGTTTGCAGCGTTTGCAAGAAGACGGCGTTCTTTATGCTTTACAGATTTTGTTACGACAAAACACTTTATGGAAGCTTGAAATCGAAGAGCTTTTCGCCGAGTGGTCCTTTTGGCAACAGCAATTGCCGAAGCCGTTTTTAAACGGAGAAGATATCAAAGGACAGTTGAGCGGTAAAGCTATCGGGGAGTGTCTGGCATTGGCCTACGAACAACAACTAGAACGTAAACTGCGCAGTCGTGACGAGGCTTTGCAGTGGTTGCAGAAATATTTGGAAAGAGAGCCGTCTTAG